The segment TCCAGAGGGCGTCTACAATGAGATCACGCAGCCCGTGACACACAGCGGGTACCTGTACCGGTCCACAGCCCCCACCAAGCTTCCAGGTGCCAAGAAGAGCAAAGAGGGTAAGTGTGGGGAATGTGGGGGAACAGCCAGTGGGGTGCTCACCCCAGTGCCACTGACCCCCCCCAATCCCGCAGACTTCCAGCGCACCTGGTGCTCCCTGGAGAGAGCCCTGCTCTTCTTTGAGACAGAGAAATGCACTGAGCTCCTGGGCCACATCGAGAGTGGGGACCTCATCTCCCTGGGTGTGAGCAGAGCCCCGGCtgtcaccagccccagccccactgaaaGGTACTCCCAGCCTCACCCCCACTGCTTGCCCAGAGAGCCCATGGGCACGCAGATGGCAGGGACGGGCATCACACCCTGCTTGGTGCAATGGTCTGGTGGCTTTGGGTGCAGGTTCGGGCTAGGGGCTGCCCTGATGGACTAGTTCGTCCTCTGCAGGTTTCGCTTCACCCTCGAGCTCTTCCTCATTGGGGAAAAAGTGCAGCAGCTGGGAACCGAAGGACCAGAGACGCTGCAAGCCTGGGCCAGTGCCATCGGCAAGGTGAgccagccccaaccccagcacccCGTGCCACTGGTGGGTTCCTCGGGCCCATCCCTCCTTCTCCATTGTAattcctcccagctccccaccctCTTCATCCTCTGTGTCAAgcaccctccttccctttctagGGACTCCCATTCTCCCCAGTGACCTGCCCCCATCCTCAAGGGTGTCCGTGCTTGAGGGTTGAGCCGTGTCTTTACCCAGTTTGTCTCTTGCTCCATCCTGCAGTGGTTCACGCCCATGAGCTGTCATTGCCTGCTGGGCTATGAATTCCAGCGCGTGGGCCAGCTGCGCTACAAGTGCATGCTCAACCCTGAGCGGTGGCAGCAGGCCTTCTTCATCCTGCAGAAAGCCCACCTCTTCATCTGCCCTGCCGAGGACAATGGGGCTGAGGACAGCATCAACCTCCGGCGGCTGCAGGAGCTCAGTAAGTGCCATGTCACAGCCCAGGATGGGCACCACACGGTGGGTAGCCATACACAGCTCTGACACCTCTACTTCTCACCCCAATGCAGGTCTGGTTCCCCCCACAGAGACCCCTGAGAAGAAGGAGCTGCTGGTCCTCGTGGAAATGGGAAGGTAAGTCATGGCTGCAGAATGTGCCAAGTGAGCTCAGCAGGCTGCCGGGGCAAAGGCACTCTTCCGTGGTTCAATGCTGATCCCAAACCCTCGGTGGGGATTGCTTCTGGGACAGCAGGGCTGTGGCCAAGGGGCCTACAGAGAGCACCCCAGAGTGGGGTCTCTCACCAGGGTAGGGTGTCTCTCGGCTCAGCCTGGCTATGCCCTGTCCCGAGCAAAGCTGTGCCTACAGGCAGGAGGGGGTAACCCATCCCCCCACCCTGACAACCTTCATTCCCTCTTCTCTGCCCTTGTCGTTCTCAGGACATTTTACCTGCAGGGCTTGTCACGGGCAGACTCAGCAGCATGGTACGCTGACATCCAGGCATCAGCGGGGGGCCGAGGTAATGCACTGAAGGACCAGCAGCTGAGCCGGGGGGACATCCCCATCATTGTGGACAGCTGCATCGCATTCATCACACAGTACGGTGAGTCCAGTGTGGTGGCATCACTGCCGGAGCATCCTCCGGCACACACCGGGCAGAGGAGGGGTCCAGGCAGGAGGCACTGCTCTCGAGGCACCAGCCCCACTGGGAACTCTCTGGGCAGGATTGGGCCCCTGTGACCCTatgtccctgccccagggctgcggcATGAGGGGATTTACCGCAAGAATGGAGCCAAGTCCCGGATCAAGGTACTGATGGAGGAGTTTCGGCGGGATGCCCGCAATGTCAAGCTGCGCATCAATGACAACTTCATCGAGGACGTCACTGATGTGCTGAAGAGGTTCTTCCGCGAGCTTGAGGACCCCGTCTTCACCCTGGAGCTGCACCCACAGTGGAAGGAGGCTGCAGGTACCTCGTTCACCCAATGCCTGCTCCCACGCTGGGCTGCCTGCCAGGGACCCCCAGGGCTGGTGTCCCTCAGGAAGGGGTCCCGGTACCAGCCCTAGAGCCATGTCAGCTCTGTGTCCACTGGACTCAGAAATGGTCCACGACTTGTTTTCCTCCCTCCAGAAATCTCCTCGAAGCCCCAGCGCCTGGAGAGGTACAAGGAGCTCATTCATCGCCTGCCTCGCCTCAACCACAAGACCCTGGCTGCGCTGATAGGGCACCTCTACCGGTCAGTGGGCCACCTCCCAGATGGGTCCTCTGGTCCAGCCAGGGTCCCCAGAGCCAGCCAGCAGCGTGAGGTCTCCCCACTGCCCAGGGAACACTGGCTTCCGTCCCTGTGAGCCAGGAAGAGCCCAGTCGCCAcgccctgccccaccagccccccagcagAAATACATGGGGTGTGCTGCAGTATGCTACTCGGGGATACCTCAAAAGTTCCCAAAGGGAGATTGACAGGATGTTCGGGAGTAGGTGACACCCTCCTAACGGATGTAATCTTCATGAGTGCCCAAAAAACAGCGAAAAAAACGAGTTCCTGTCCCCAACTCAGAGTATGAGGTGGGGCTGTTGTCTGGTTTGACGGCAGCTGGAAGTCCTCCAAACTGGAACTGCTCGACTTGAAGAGGAGCTGGGGAAAAATGGGCTGGTTTTCAGGGAAGTTTTTATGAGGCAGAGGAGTGTGGCTGGGACTGAAGCCCCATCCAAAGAGGtccctcacctctgtcctcctTGGCCCAGGGTGCAGAAATGTGCAGACCTCAATCAGATGAGCACCAAGAACCTGTCGCTGCTCTTCGCACCCAGCCTTTTCCAGACTGATGGCAAAGGGGAGCACGAGGTCAAGGTGATGGAAGACCTCATTGACAACTATGTCAGCATCTTCAACGTAAGCTCCCTGCAGGGGCCTCGCCAGCCCCCTCCATGCTGAACCTATCCATCTCCCCTTGTATGCCCCCATACATCATCTGCTTGCATCCGTCCATCCTGGCCCTGTGTCCGCAAGCCATATCCCACTCCACATTGACTCTATGCGTCTCCCTTCTCACCCTGTGCACCTTTCCCCTGGCAGATTGACGAGGACCAGGTATCCCAGATGGATCTGGAGAACAGCCTGATCACCACCTGGAAGGACACCCAGGTACTAGGGATGTGCTTGCCAGCCCCCACCATGTCAGAGACCCCCGGGCTGGTGGTACTGGCTGGAGGATGGGGGCACTCCCATCTGCCTACCTTGTGTTCCTGCTGTCCTACACCAGATATTTGGGGAAGGACCTTCCCTCACTTGTCTCCCCTATGCCCGTCACCTTGAGGCTCCTGCCCAGGGGagaagcagccccagctccctgggaCACCCTCACCagcccctggggagaggggatgtgCACAGTACCCATGCCAGCATGGCACCAATGCCTCCTActcttcccccagctctcccaaGCAGGGGACCTCATCATCGAGGTTTACCTGGAGCAGAAGCTGCCTGACTGCTGCGTCACCCTCAAGGTGAGTCTCAAAGGAGGGCCGTGCCAGAGGAAACAaggagggatgcaggctcctggcGTAGCTTGTCCCTGGGAACCATCCTGCCACCACCCATGGCAGCTCCCCACGTGTCTGGCCCCAGGTTTCCCCCACGATGACAGCAGAGGAGCTCACCAACCAGGTGCTGGAGATGCGCAACGTGGCCGCTAGCCTGGACATCTGGCTGACCTTCGAGGTCCTGGAGAACGGGGAGCTGGGTGAGCATGGTAGGGATGGCACGGGGAGATGCTCTCGGCACAGCTGGACTGGTGAGGAGGAGGTGTGGGATACGGGGGTCAGCTTGCTGCCAGTGGCGGGGGGACAGGGACTGGCACAGTGGAGGAGATATGGCAATGACAGTGTCCCTGCCCCTCCAGAGCGGCCCCTGCACCCCAAGGAgaaggtgctggagcaggctttGCAGTGGTGCAAGCTCCCAGAGCCCAGCACTGCGTACCTGCTGGTGAGGAAGGTCCCCATCGGTGAGGGCAGCTGTCTCTTCACAGGTAAGGCAATCACAGAGGGTCCCAGCGCCTAGGGGTGTCCCCTGAGGGGGATAGCTCTGCCCCAGCTTCCTTTGGCCACCTCCCTGCAGCCATCAGGGGCACATCCCTGAGACCCACAGCCACCCTCACATGTCCTCAGACCTCCTGACCCCTGTCTCCTCCCACTGGGCAGGCGCCAAGCGTGAGACCCCCAAGTGTGGGCTGCTGAAATGCCGTGAGGAGCCCCCCAAGCTGCTGGGGAACAAGTTTCAGGAGCGCTACTTCGTCATCCGGGaccagaggctgctgctgctcaaggAGAAGAGGGTACTCAGGGGATGCTGTGGGGATAGACTGGCGCCCCAAGAGCAgaaggagagacagggagggggAGCCTAGTGATAGTGGTAGCACGGTGGTGACTGTCCTCCTGGCCCGGAGGCTGGCACCAAGCTGAGCTGACCCAATGGATCTCCTTCCCCAGAGTGCCAAGCCGGAGCGCGAGTGGCCCCTGGATGCAGCCAAGGTTTACATGGGTATTAGGAAGAAGCTGAAGCCACCAGCCCAGTAAGTGGGACCTTCCCTGGAAGTCGCCCTGGGGCATGCACCTCTTGgtccctgcccccagcaccctgcacgcAAACCCAGCTGCTGGGAGCATGCCAAGCTCCACCAGGACCCAAAGCCATGACAAGCCTGGGCCCGTGGGGCAAACTTATCCCTCCACCCCACTGCCCACGGACCCTGGGCTGTGTCTGAGCTTGGtggtgctgccccacagcccgtctCTTCCTTTCCCAGGTGGGGTTTCACGCTGACCCTGGACAAGCAGCAGCTGTGAGTACCTGCCCCTGCCATCCTAGGGATAGGGGGATGTTGAGATCTGTCCCCAGTTTTAGTGGGAGTGGGACAGCCAAGGGCAGTGTGACAGGGCCCTGGGGCTCAAGACAGAGCTGGTGCCTGGCTGGGGCACTCAAGGGACAGAGTGGTGGGGCCAAATGCTCCCTGGCACGAGGTGGGGGCCAGGGTCCAGGGGCAATCCATCTCCATACCATGCACCCTTCCTACCTCCCCATCCACATCAGCACCCCTGGGAGATGCACCTTCCAAACACCCAGCACCAGGCTCCAGAGGGTTCCCAGCCCAGATGTGAGTGTCACCTCCATGgctgtgctgcctgccagccTTCACCCAACACTGCTCTGTGTCTCCACGCACCCAACACCGGGTATTCCTGCACCCTGCACCGAGctgggctccctgcccctgtctcCCTGGCATCACTGGGTACCCGGGCACACCCACCCATCCTGCTGATCCTGTCCCCGTTTTCCTGACACTGAtggtgctggggcagcagctgagcaCGTCACCTGCCCCCCAACATGGGGCTGATATGTTCTTCTAAAGGCAGCAAGGGCAGCTGAGCCGAGGTGCCTCATAGGTGCCCAATGAGCTCTCGCCTTGCCCTGAAGCTACGATTTGGGCGTGCAAAGAGTTTCAGAGGTGCAGCCCAACTGGGTGTAGTTGTGCCTGACAGCCCCGGGCTCACAGGCAAGGTGAAAAGGAGATGTGCACCCTGGGAGATGTGTCTtccaagccctggccctgctccctgGCAGCTTCTCAGCTGACTCCTCTGCAGGTACCTGGTGTGCTCGGGGCAGGCTGAGCTGTGGGACTGGACCACCAGCATCCTCAAGGCTCAGGTGGGTGCAGACtggctgggatgggatgggacaggggctggcagggcagcctggcatgaccccccctccctgccctgtcctTGTGCACAGCACGATGACCTGCGCCCTGTGATCATGCGCCGGCGCTCCTCCTCCGACCTCGCCAAGCAGAAGTTCGGCACCATGCCACTGGTCCCCTTGCACGGGGACAGCACCGACGCCACCATGCTCTCTGCCAACCAGACCCTGGTAAAGCCCCCGCAGCTACCCCTGCCTATGGGTGCTCCTGCACCCACCCAGGTCCATGCACCCATCCCGAGACCATGCGCCCACCCCTGGGCCCTGGAGgcgggtgcatgctgcctggcaCCGATGGATGCTTTGGATGTGTGTCCCTGTGCTCGGCGGTGTGTGCGTGCTGCATGCTCTGCTTGTGTCTGTGCCACCTCTCTGTGCGTGCAGGGCCCTGTGAGGGCATGTGGGGTGCTGCACCCCACTGCCCGTCCTCTGCCTGCCGAGGCACCCGTGACCCTGCTCCGCACTATCCCGTGCTTACCTCTGCCCGTTTCCTCTGTTTCTAGCGCCGCCTGCACACACGAAGGACTCTGTCCATGTTCTTTGTAAGTACCCGCACACGTGGAGCGCGTCCGTTGCTGGCTTTGCACCGTGCCTCCTGGCTACGGCGGCAAGGCCTCACCTGCAGCATCCCACCTGCACTCAGAGACATGCCCGGGCCATCCTGCCCATGCTGTGTGGCAGAGGAGAGGGTGCCTATTGCTCTGTGTGTCCCATACCCGGGGATGGGGGACCCTGCATGGTCCCAGTGTGTGCAAGCAAGACCACAACagtccagcccagctcccagagTCTCTCCTGCTGGGTGCACATTGCCCAGAGGGCATCCACATAAGAAACGTGAGGAAGTAGGTTTGGGTCCTCCTCACCATCAGGTTATTTCCCTGGGGGCCACCTGGCTGGATGCCACCTCACCTGGCTTTGTGCTCTGTGTGGGCACAcacctgccctccccaccccagacCGTCTCTGCCAAGGGATGCTGGGCTGTTGCCACAGCCTGGTGGCATGGACCATGCCTTGGCAGGAATCAAAACTCTCCCCGTCCATCagcaatgggggaaaaaaggggaacaGGGACTAAGTCAAGAGACCTGTTGGAGGGTGGGTACCCTGCAAGCACCAGCCCCACATTGAGGGGGCAAGGCTACCCGGGCAGCACCCGAGTGTAGGGAGGGCAAGATGAGGGGGGATGGAGGGGTACAGCTGAGCAGTGCGGACCGTGTCCCTCACACtgaccccccccccttccccagcccatgAAGATGCACCAGGACTccctggaggagcagcaggagaaggaggtggatGCCGATCCTGTCTACGAAGAGGTGGGCAACTTCCCCGAGCTGGCTGCACTGGAGCTGGGGCGAGGGCTGCTGGCAGACCTGTCGGCCGTGCCCCCTGTGGACAGGTCCAAGAAGCCAGCCCCGTTCCCAGAGCAGCCCCCGGACACAGCGCTGCGCTCCTCGCTGCCTGCCAGCCCGGCTCAGAGGGTGGCAGGTCCCTCCGTCCCCAAAGCCCTGTCCCTAGAAAGGGGCTTGAACCTGGAGAGCGACAAagctccagcccaggggctcagaCCCACAAAAACAGCCTCCCTGGAGAGGAACGTGGAGCCTTCTGTGGCACTGGGCAGAGACTGGGAGCAGGCAGCCACACCAGGGAGCAGTCCCAGCACGGAAACCTCCCTGGAGAACCCCAGGAAGAGGAGCATGCAGTCTCCCTCCCCCATCAACGACAAACTCATCCAGGAGCTCAGCAGCGTCATCCTCAGGAAGAACGAGGGCCAGCCACCGGGGCCGGGCCAGCCGGTGACGTGACCTGGTGTGTCAAAGGGGCAGCCACCGACCTGGGGGTCAATTCGCACCCGGCGGCAGCGACAACAGGTACCCCACACTCCCACATCATGGAGCCtgcaccctcttcctcctcctcctgaccccagtgctgggctgggaaCCAGGACCAGCGGGGAGCAGGGGACTAGTCGGggctgggatgctgtggggcgATACCCCCTGTCGggagggctggggatgctgccacACATTGCTCTTGCTCATAGGTGGCACATCTGTCATCAGGCCCAGTGCCAAGGGAAGAAACTAAAAGGGAGAATAAAAGCCTGTCCGCATGTTTTGGCAGCACCGCATGGTGTCAGGCAGGGGGGCATGTGGTGCCTTCCAGCCCAGGGGAACACAGCATgatgtcccctccccagcactgggCCCGTGGGGCAGGGTCAGGACACCCAAGTCATCCCCTACTTCCATTCTTGCATCTACTGTGGCATATTTTAGCGGGGGGTCaacaggagcagggctggccgTGTGTGCTCGGCGCATAGTCCTGGCGATGGAGGACGGTTCCTGCTCAGCTGGGGTATTTATACCTGTTCCTTCCACCAGTGGggagaaataaagttttatttgtaCTCTGGAGGGTTTGGTCACTGCAGGAGGAGTGGTGAGGGACGCATGGGATGGCGGCAGCACCAGCGGCGTCAGAGGAACTGCAAAACTGGGGCAAAGCCCTAGTGAACCTCAGATCCAGGGCAGGATTTTCTGCCCACGTCTGCTGCCAGCCTGGGATGGCATGGCCCTTCATGCTGGGTACCAAACTGCAGGGTCCCCCCCtcccggggcagggggacacagTCCAGCACCCTCTAGCCCTGCCTACAGCTGGCTCTACTCACTGGACCTCAGGGGCAAGACTGCCTTCTCTGAGGCCCTCCCTGATGAGGTCTTGagccctcctgggcagcagctgaCTGCATCCCGGACCCAGCCCCGAAAATCCTCGGAAACGTAGAAGTAGACAAAGGGATCAAAGCAGTTGTTGAAGGCACTGAGCACCAGGGCCACAGCATACCAGATGTAGGTGACGTTGTGGCACCCTTTGGCCTCCAGCATGTAGTGGATGAAGAGCAGCACGTTGCTGGGGGTGAAGCAGAGGATGAAGACCAGCAGGACCAAGGCCAGGACATGCACCAACTGCCCATAGCGTCTCCCTTTGGCCAGCAGCCGCACCAGGATGCAACTGTAGGAGATGGTCATGAGCACAAACggcaagccaaagcccacccCCACCAGGGAGAGGAAATAGTAGGCGAGGAACATGTGCTTATCCTTCTCCAGGACATCATGGCACGTTGTGATGTTCAGGTTCGAGATATGACTTATCTGGGGGTGCAAAAGCAGAGGGCTCATGCCCAGGCCCACCACCAGCCAGACGCCCACACAGACACTCGCCTTGCCCCGTGTCCAACTGGCGCCCTTCCACAGGAATGGGTGCACCACAGAGATGTAGCGCTCCAGGCCGATACAGGTGAGGAACAGGATGGAGCTGTACATGTTCCCGTAGAAGAAGGCCATCATGGTGCGGCACAGGTAGTCCCCAAAGAGCCAGtgattgcccaagaggtggtagGAGATCTTGAAGGGCAGCAGGAGGACAAAGAGCAGGTCAGCACTGGCCAGGTTGAGCAGGAAAAGGGTGCTGGAACATCTCCTGAAGTTGGCCACCAGGACCCAGCAGGCCAGAGCATTGGCCGGCAGCCCCACAAGCAGGACCACAGAgtagagggcagggaggaggcggGTGGTGAGGGTGCTGTTGAGGAAAGTTTCTATGGAGGCGTTGGGACACTCATCTTCTTCTTGGGGAGTGAGGGGGATCAAGGCTCTCCCTTTGCTGCGCACTGCGGAGGACACAAGGCATCAGGCTCAGCTGAGACCCCCCTCCCACTGCCCCTTCCCACTCGGGACCACACAGGATCTGTCACCCCTCCCTGCAGACCCACCGGCAAATGCCGGAGTTTGCATCTCCCTGAcccatggcaggggcagctcGAGACAAGGGAACCCTTAACATCCCACTGCCCCCGCCACCCGGACCTGTGCCACATCCTGTGCTGTCTGTGGTGGTCTGTGTCTCCTGGTGGTGCCAGACACGCACCCTGCCCACAGTCCAGATGGGTTCTGCTCCCACATGCCGCTACGGTGACACACGGCTCTGCCAATGTCCCTTGTCCTACTGAGCCCAGCACAATGGGTCCTCCACAACCCAACGGGATCAAAAGGGCACATAGGAAACCCACGCCAGGACAAGGTCAGGATATGGCCACCCATGCCAGGATGGGAGATGTTCTCCCACTGGAgcttctgtctcctcttcctcctcctggccagccccccagctcagcctcccACCCCACTCAGGTCTGTGCACTCCTTCCCATCTTCCTGTGGTCGGAGGCTTTTCACTGCGTGCTCAGAACAAAAGTGAAGAACAGCAGGAAGGTCCCGGGACACCAGACAAACAACTTCTGATCAAATCCCTTTTATGGCTTGCTCAGAAATCACAGTGGGCTCTGC is part of the Rissa tridactyla isolate bRisTri1 chromosome 11, bRisTri1.patW.cur.20221130, whole genome shotgun sequence genome and harbors:
- the LOC128916259 gene encoding proteinase-activated receptor 3-like, which translates into the protein MSRPAAACITLLLGCAWLGSATQSSPMRSKGRALIPLTPQEEDECPNASIETFLNSTLTTRLLPALYSVVLLVGLPANALACWVLVANFRRCSSTLFLLNLASADLLFVLLLPFKISYHLLGNHWLFGDYLCRTMMAFFYGNMYSSILFLTCIGLERYISVVHPFLWKGASWTRGKASVCVGVWLVVGLGMSPLLLHPQISHISNLNITTCHDVLEKDKHMFLAYYFLSLVGVGFGLPFVLMTISYSCILVRLLAKGRRYGQLVHVLALVLLVFILCFTPSNVLLFIHYMLEAKGCHNVTYIWYAVALVLSAFNNCFDPFVYFYVSEDFRGWVRDAVSCCPGGLKTSSGRASEKAVLPLRSSE